TGTTCAACACGCTCAATTCGATCTCGACCCTGGTGCTGCTCAAACAGACCGAGCGCGCCAATGTGATGCTTTCCCGCCTCTCCTCCTTCCTGCGCTACACACTCGCCAACGAACCGACGGCGCATGTCACGCTGTCGCAGGAAACCGAAACGCTCAAACTCTATCTCGAGATCGAGAAGATGCGGTTCGACGACCGGCTGCGCCCCCATTTCGATATCGATCCGCGCGTCGCCAAGGCACGGCTGCCCTCGCTGCTGCTGCAGCCGCTGGTCGAGAACGCGATCAAATATGCCGTCACGCCACAGGAGGAAGGCGCCGACATCACCGTTTCGGCGCGTCTCGCCGGGGAGCGCGTGCATATCGCCGTCACCGATACCGGGCCGGGCTTGACGGAGACGCGGCTGAGGCCGACCTTATCGACTGGCGTGGGGCTCGCCAACATACGGGAACGGCTCGCACAGGCGTACGGGCCGGACCATCGATTCGAAGCGAAATCGAACCCAGGGAAGGGGTTCAGCGTTGAGATCGAAATCCCGTTCCAGATCGAGGAACCCGCACGAGAGGCAGCATGACCATCCGAACGATATTGGTAGATGACGAACCGCTGGCGATTCAGGGACTGGAGCTGCGGCTGCAGGACCATGAAGACGTCGAAATCGTCGACAAATGCTCGAACGGCCGCGAAGCGATCCGATCGATCAAGACGCACAAGCCCGATCTCGTCTTTCTCGACATCCAGATGCCCGGTTTCGACGGCTTTTCGGTCGTCCAGGGGCTGATGGAAGTCGAACCGCCGCTGGTGGTGTTCGTAACCGCCTATTCCGATCATGCGATCCGCGCGTTCGAAGCGCAGGCAGTCGACTATCTGCTCAAGCCGGTCGAGGAATCGCGGCTCGCCGACACGCTCGAACGCGTCCGCCAGCGCCTGTCCGACAAGCGCGGGCAGGAAGAGATCGAGAAGCTCAAGGGCGTGCTTGCCGAAGTCGCGCCCGATGCCGCCGAAGGCTATGCCGAGACCGGCGAGGCGCCGTCGGCCGGCCGCTACGAGAAGCTGATCAACATCAAGGATCGCGGCCAGATCTTCCGCGTCGATGTCGATACGATCGAGCGGATCGATGCCGCCGGCGATTATATGTGCATCTATACCGGGCAGGACACGATGATCCTGCGCGAGACGATGAAGGATCTCGAAAAGCGGCTCGATCCGCGCCGGTTCCAGCGCGTCCACCGCTCGACCATCGTCAACCTCGATCTGGTTCGCCAGGTCAAGCCGCACACCAACGGCGAATGTTTCCTGGTGCTCGATTCGGGCGCGCAGGTGAAAGTGAGCCGCAGCTATCGCGACGTGGTGGCGCGCTTCGTCCATTGAGTGACAGCGGGCCGCCCGGCGCGGCCCCGCTGTCCGTAATTTCCCCCATTCCCGCAGCATCGCCGCGCTCTCGATTGGCTGCGTCTATAATGGCGTATGCGCGCTTTCTGGAGCACCAGAGGTAGTCGACTGGGACGGCTTGGCGGCTGGACGATTCAGCTTGCCTTGCTTGCCGGGGTCGGGCTGATCGCAATCGCGCCGCCCTCACGGGGCGTAATGCTGCTCGTGCCGGTGGGCGCGGGGCAGGGAACCAGTGCCCGGGTCGCGGCTGCTGCTGGAGCACGCATCCTGGGCGCCGGTCCGGTTCACGGCTCGCTCTACGTTCTGGGCACGCGCAATCTAATAATCCCGAACGCCGCGGCGAGCGGCACCATGGTTTTCGGTGGTCGATATGTCGGGTGCTCAGGAATCGAGGCAGGTTTTGAACAAGTCCCTGTTTAACGACGTAAGCCTGGAAGGGCTGCGCATGAGCGGTATGCGGCTGGTGACGATCGCGATCGTCCTGGTAGCGCTCGCAAGCGTGATCGGCGAATTCGCCGTGGGGCGGATGGACGCCGCATCGATCCTGCTCGCGCTCGCGCTTCCCGTCTATCCCGTGATGCTGGCGTTGCGCGGCAAATGCGATTCGCAGGCGCGGATGATCGCAACGATCACCTTCACTGCGCAGCCGGCGCTGCTGCTCTACGTCTTCCGGGGCGCTGCCTGGCAAGTCGACCTTCACATGATCTTCTTCGCCGCACTGGCGATGGCGGCGACAATGATCGACTGGAAGGCGATCATCGCCGGTGCCGCGGTGGTGGCGGTGCATCACCTGCTGCTCGGCATGGCCGTGCCCGAATGGGTATTTCTGGGCGGCGGCGGATTTCCGCGCATCCTGATGCACGCCGTCATTCTGATCGCCGAGACGGTGGCGCTGGTGTTGCTGACGCTTCGCTTGGTCCAATTGCTCGAAGCGCTCGCTGTCGAAGAGTCGCGCCGTGCCGAAGTGGCCAAGGCAGCCGATACCGAACGCGAAGCACGGTCGGCCGAGCTGGAACATGTCATCGCGACGGTTTCGGATACGCTCCAGGTCATTTCCCAGGGCAATCTCGCCCAGCATTTCGATGCCGACCTGCCCCCGGCCTATGCGGCGCTGCGCGGTCATTTCAACGATACGCTGGGCAGCCTGCGCGAACTGATCGGATCGGTGCTCGAACGTGCGGCGGCGATCCGCGACGGATCGAGCGAAATCGCCGCGACCTCCCAGGATCTGGCGCGCCGCACCGAGAGCAACGCCGCCAGCCTCGAGCAAACCACCGCGGCCATCCAGCAGCTCGACGACCGGCTTCGCGCCATCGCCGCATCGGCGGGCAGCACCGTTTCGCGCGCTTCCGAAGCGATTTCCTCGGTCGACAGCGGCCGCAGCACCGCCAGCGATGCCGTGCGCAAGATGAACAGCGTCCATGAAAGCGCCAAGGGCATCGACGCCGTGATCGAGGGACTCGACAAGATCGCCTTCCAGACGCGCGTCCTTGCCATGAACGCGGCGGTCGAGGCCGGTCGCGCAGGCGAAGCAGGGCGCGGCTTCGCGGTCGTCGCCGATCTCGTCTCGGCGCTCGCGATGCGCGCCGAGGAAGAAGCCAAGAACGCCCGCGACCAGCTGAGCGTGACTCAAGCCGATATCGAGGAAGCCGTAGGCGCCGTCAGCAAGGTCGACGGGTCGCTGGCGCAGATCGTAGACCGAGTTTCCGAAGTGCACAGGCTGATTTCGGGCATGGCCGACGAGAACCGCGCCCAGGCGGTGGTGATCACCCAGATCAGCAGCGCCATCGGCGACATGGACCGCGCGACGCAACATAATGCCGCAATGGTCGAGGAAAGCTCCGCCGCCGCGCAATTGCTGCGCGAGCAGGGGGAGATGCTTTCCTCCGCCGCGAACCGTTTCCAGATGCCCGCAGCCGCCGGACAGCGTCCGCGACCGGCGGTGACCACCAGCACCACGCTGCACTGAGGCCGTGAGCGAAGCGGTTATTCCGCTTCGTTCTGATCGCCACCCTGTTCGTACCAGGCCTCTACCGGGCCGGAGAGCTTGATCGTCAGCGGCTGGCCGTGGCGATCGACTTTCTTGCCCAGCGCGACACGGATCCAGCCTTCGGAAATGCTGTATTCCTCGACGTCCTTGCGCTCGGCACCCTTGAAACGGATGCCGACGCCGCGCTGGAGGGCCTGCTGGTCGAAATGGGGGCTCTTCGGATTGATCGAGAGCCGATCGGGAGGCGTGTCGCTCATGGTCGCGCCTCCTGACGCAAAAGCGCGGTGATTTCCAGCCCGGAATCGCGAAGGGCGCGAATCGCGATCCACGCCCTTCTTCCATCCCGGATGCGATCAGCGGCAATAGCGGACGCGCACCATGCGGCGTTCATACCGGTCCCAGACGCGCCGGATCTCGCACCCGCGATAATTGTTGCGGCGATACTGGCGCGCATAATAGCCGTTCGCCGGATAATAGCCGCGCTGACGATAATAGCGGCGATCGCGATGGCGGCGGCGATCATAACGACGATCGTAGCGGCGGTCGTTGTTGCTGTCGGCGATGGCGGCACCGATGACGATGCCGGCAATCCCCGCGACGATCGCCGTCCCCGCATCATTGTCGCGATGGCGGTCATGGTGGCGATAATGCTGCGCCTGCGCCGGAGCGGCCGTCGCGAGCGCGGCCGTACCGATGGCAGTGGCAATGCTTGCCTTGGTGAAAATATTGGCCATGTCTCTTCCTCCTGTGTCCTGTGCGCGGTCGAAAGAGCGGCGAAGGGGCAACGCCACACGCCACGCGATGAATGTCCGTTATACAGAAGCGCAACTGAACTCGGCGGGAATGCCCTGTTCATTTCAGGTTTAGGGCAGTGTTTGGAGGGATCGGCATGCAATACTGGCTTATGAAGTCCGAGCCGGAAAGCTATAGCTGGGACGATCTTGTTCGCGACAAGGGTGCCGAGTGGGACGGCGTGCGCAACGCGGCTGCCGCAAAACATCTGAAATCGATGCGCGTGGGCGACAATGCTTTCCTGTATCATTCGGGAAAGCAGAAGGCCGTGATCGGCATCATGGAAATCGCCCGCACCGCGCAACAGGACGGACCCGACCCGCGCTGGGTATCCGTGGCAGTGATTCCGCTGGCACCGCTGCCCCGCCCGGTGCCGCTTGGCGAAATCAGGGCCGAACCGGCGCTGGCGGGGATGGCGATGCTGCGCCAGAGCCGCCTGTCGGTCAGCCCCGTGGCGCCAGCGGAATGGGAAGCGATCCGGGCGCTGGCCGCGCGCTGATCGCCGGCGCGACGAAAAGAGGGTTAACCGCGTCTCTACGGCGCCGGAGGCCTCGGCGCGTCTCCTATAATTTCCGCAGGAGACCAATCGCCCCCGGAGAATGCCCCTATGAAACTTGCGATCGCCGCCGCCGCCGGCGCCGCCGCCCTCGCCCTTGCCACCGTCGCGATCGCCGGCGAAGCCGCGCATTGGGGCTATGACGGCGAACACGGCCCCGATCATTGGGCCGAAATCGCGCCCGAATTCGCGATGTGCGGCGCGGGCCGGATGCAGTCGCCGGTCGATCTGGGCGTGCCCACCGCCGAAGCGCATGTCGAAGTGATCGCCGGCTATCGCGCCACGCCGCTCAATCTCATCAACAACGGCCATACGGTGCAGGCGAATTTCACGCGCGGATCGCGGCTGGTGAGCAGCGGTGACGCCTATGACCTGCTCCAGGTGCATTTCCACACGCCTGCCGAACACGCCGTTTCGGGCAAGCGCTATCCGCTGGTCGCGCATTTCGTTCATCGCAACGGCGCGGGGCAGCTCGCCGTGCTCGGCGTGTTCTTCGAACAGGGTGAAGCCAATGCCGAGCTCGCCAAGATCGTCGCCCATGCGCCGCAGGCCGCGAACGGCGCCGCCGCAGCGAGCGACGTGATGCTCGACCCGGACGGGATCGTCCCGCACGACCTGAAGGTGTGGCGATACATGGGTTCGCTGACGACGCCGCCGTGCAGCGAAGGCGTCAACTGGCACGTCGCCGAACAGGTGATGACCGCCAGCCGCGAACAGATCGAAGCGCTCCACGCGCTGATGGGCGACAATGCCCGCCCGGTGCAGCCGCTTCACAACCGCCTGCTGATCAAGGGCTGATCGCCGCGAAACCGCGCTGGCCGGGCGAGTTTCCGAAAAGCGCGGTTTTCCGTGCCAAGTTCGCACCGGGTCCCGACGCAACATGCGCGCGCCCGCGCCCGCGCCCGCGCTTACAGGCGCACGCGTACGCGCGAGGCGCGTGACGCACGCGCGAAGGGCACGCAGGAGGCGGAGGATAGCCATTGCGCGAACATATCAGGAACAACCGACTGTAGGACAGCGAAACCGACTCCGATTCGGATCGTGTGGCAACGCCCCTGCGCGACTATGCCTTTGCAGCGGGCGATGGCATGCTGACCGCGTGACGCCGGTCGACCATCTCGCCTATGCCGCCGCATGGCTCGCCTTCGGAATGCTGCACAGCATGAGCGCGGGCGCGACCGCGCGGCGCGGGCTTGGGCGATTGCTCGGGCGGTGGCATCGGATCGGCTATAATCTGCTCGCCACGGGTCAGCTGGCGGCGGTGCTCGCCGTCGGCGCGCTGGTGAGCGCCGACGCACCCGGCTGGAGCCGCCCGCCGTTGCTGATCGCGGCGCAGGCGGCGATGCTGGCGCTCGGTGCCGTGCTGGGCGTAATCGCGCTGCGCAGCTATCGCGCCGGCCCGTTTCTCGGCTCGGCGCAATTGCGCGGCGAGGACGACGATGGCCAGCCGCTCGCGATCGACGGGCTGCACAGACGCATGCGCCACCCGCTCTATACCGCGGCGATGCTGATCCTCTGGGGCCTGGTGCGCAGTGACGTCAGCTTTGCGACCGCGCTCTGGGCCAGCCTCTATTTCCATGTCGGAAGCCGTTTCGAAGAACGCCGCCTGATCGCGCGCTATGGCGATGTCTATCGGCGTTACCGCCGGGAGGTGCCCCGCTTCCTTCCGCGGCTGTTCGGAACCGGCTAGTCCGCCGCTCACGGCAATATCGGCACCGAAGCCGCCGCTTCGTCGGGGTCGACTTTGCCGAGCGGGATCGCGATGCGTTCGCCTGCGATCGGTTCGTCGTTGCCGCCCAGGCCCAGCGCCGATCCGATATCGCCGACCAGTGCGAAGGGATTGGTCGCCTCGCCCGGCGCCTCGCAACAATCATCGACTCCCGTCAGCTTTCCCAGCCCGCGGATCAGTGCCGTGCCCGCGCCGAACAGGTTGATGCCCGTGGTGCATCCTTGCGACCGCGTTGCGCAGGGCGCCACGGTGGCGGCGAGCGCGCCGCGTCCGCTCAGTTCGGGATTGCTCGGCATCGGCCGGTCGGGCGGAGCGCGTTCGCCGGGCAAGGGAAGCCGCGCGCTGCCTTCCGCCCGTTCGCCGCAGACGACGATTTCGTCCTGCGCCGCCGTCCGCTGGGTGGCGCAGGGCGCGGCGAGGACGGACCAGCGCTGCGTGCCGTCCTCCCCCGTTTCGGGGCGGGTGACGGTGGCATCGGTGTCCGCCGCCTGTGCCGGAACGTCCTGCGGCACGGCAAGGAACAGCATGAGCGCGATCGGCATGCGGGGAGCTCCGTGGTTGGATCCTGAGCGGTTGCTATCACGCAATTGCGGCGAAGCCATGCGCAAAACAGGCGGGACACGGACGGCATGCGCATCGCGGTTTATCGCTTTCCAATAAAATACTTGCCGAATATCGATAAGTGCAATATATCGATTCGCGATAAACAACATATTGGAGATCGATATGACCCGAGACACCGGGACCGATTGGGCAGTGCGCATCCTGCGCGGTGCGCTGATGCTGTTCCTGCTGCTGATCGGCTTTGGCGTCGTGGCGATGGCGCTGATCACGGTGGCGGCGGGAGTCGATCCGGGCCTGTTCGCCGAAATCGCCGGACAGCCGCGCGATATCTCGCCAACCAATGCCTATCTGCTGTTCCTCGCCGCGATGGCGGGCGGGATCGTGCTGCTGCTGCTCGCGGTGGATTTCGTCCGCAAATTGCTCGCGGTGCTCAATTCGGTGCGGGCGGGCGATCCGTTCGTCCCCGCCAATGCGGTGCGGCTGCACGCGATGGCACGGCTGATGCTGGTGATCGTCGTCGGCGGGTTCGTGCTCGAACTCTATGCGCACTGGATCGACAAGCGCCACGCGGTGTCGATCGGCATCGACAGCGGCAACCCGGCAAGCGGCCTGCTGCTCGTCCTGGTGCTGTTCGTGCTCGCGCGTGTGTTTGCGCAAGGCACAGCGATGCGCGACGATCTCGAAGGGACAGTGTGATGCCGATCCGCGTGAAGCTGGACGACATGCTGCATGCACGGCGGCTGACGCTTTCGGAGCTGTCCGCTCGAGTCGATATCACGCTTGCAAACCTTTCGGTGCTCAAGACCGGCAAGGCGAAGGCGATACGTTTTTCGACGCTCGAGGCGATCTGCCGCGAACTCGATTGCAAGCCCGGCGACATTCTCGATTACGAGGATGGCGACGAAACGGAGGACGCATGATGCGCGTGACGATCCGGTTCCTCATCCCGCCCTATCTGCTGGCGGTAACGTTGATCGCCGTCGTGGCGCTGCTCACCCAGGGCTGACGCGGCACCCGTGAACCGACGCACGGCTTGCCTCGACGCCCTCCCCTTCGGTAGGCGGCGCGCGACGGAACTGGTTTAGGGACGGCGCAAACGATGGAAAGCCTGGCAGGCGCATTTTCCGAGCAATCCCCGTGGCTGCAATCACTGATCGGGCTGGTGCTGCTGGCGCTTGCCGCGTTGCTCGCCAATTTCATCCTCAAGCGCGTGCTGCTGCGCATGGCCGCGCCGTTCCTCGACGCGCGCAGCAACACCGCCGACAAGGCGGCGGCGCGGCTGGCGACCATCGTCCCGCTGCTCATCGTCGGCTATGGCATCGAACATGTGCCGCACCTGCCGCTGGCGCTGGTGACGGTGGTGAAGAATGTCGCGGCGGCGTCGATCGTCGTGACAGTCGCCGTCGCGCTCGCCGGGGCGCTCGATTACGTCAATGAACTCTATCAGCGCCGCCCGGAATCGAAGAGCCGCCCGATCAAGGGCTATGTCCAGGTGCTCAAGATCGCGATGTTCTGCGGCGCCGCGATCCTGGTGATCGCGACGCTGATGGATCGCTCGCCGCTGCTGCTGCTCTCGGGCCTCGGCGCGATGGCGGCGGTGCTGATGCTGGTGTTCAAGGACACCATATTGTCGCTGGTCGCTTCGGTGCAGCTTTCGTCGAATGACATGCTGCGCGTCGGCGACTGGATCGAAATGCCGCAATTCCAGGCGGACGGCGACGTGATCGACATCGCGCTGCACACGGTGAAGGTGCAGAATTTCGACAAGACGGTCACGACGATCCCGACACACCGGCTGATTTCGGACAGCTATCGCAACTGGCGCGGAATGCAGCAGGCGGGCGGGCGACGGATCAAGCGCGCCATCTACCTCGACCAGAACACGCTCGGCTTCATGACCGAGGAGCAGCTTGCGGGGATGGAGCGGTTTCAGCTGCTCAAGCCCTATCTGGAAAGCAAGGAGGCCGAGATCCGCGCGTGGAACGCCGCCGCGCTGCCCGGCGACGCGGACGCGGTGAATGCGCGGCGGATCACCAATATCGGCACGTTCCGCGCCTATATCCTGGCCTATCTCAAGGCGCATGACCGCG
This genomic interval from Sphingosinithalassobacter tenebrarum contains the following:
- a CDS encoding DUF2975 domain-containing protein, whose protein sequence is MTRDTGTDWAVRILRGALMLFLLLIGFGVVAMALITVAAGVDPGLFAEIAGQPRDISPTNAYLLFLAAMAGGIVLLLLAVDFVRKLLAVLNSVRAGDPFVPANAVRLHAMARLMLVIVVGGFVLELYAHWIDKRHAVSIGIDSGNPASGLLLVLVLFVLARVFAQGTAMRDDLEGTV
- a CDS encoding sensor histidine kinase; this encodes MKPAIFSRPFFEDKSRAFWRLQAVGWSGYMLLRIVSNISNTGLAIEGVIRVLIESIIGYCLTLLLSTLYGYFRRLPRISGILLTIATLLLATLIYAVLNAFTLSVIRDAEPGISLGLVLGNVFLNFIVLAGWSALYFGINFYLVVESQTDQLKLLENQASSAQLAMLRYQLNPHFLFNTLNSISTLVLLKQTERANVMLSRLSSFLRYTLANEPTAHVTLSQETETLKLYLEIEKMRFDDRLRPHFDIDPRVAKARLPSLLLQPLVENAIKYAVTPQEEGADITVSARLAGERVHIAVTDTGPGLTETRLRPTLSTGVGLANIRERLAQAYGPDHRFEAKSNPGKGFSVEIEIPFQIEEPAREAA
- a CDS encoding EVE domain-containing protein is translated as MQYWLMKSEPESYSWDDLVRDKGAEWDGVRNAAAAKHLKSMRVGDNAFLYHSGKQKAVIGIMEIARTAQQDGPDPRWVSVAVIPLAPLPRPVPLGEIRAEPALAGMAMLRQSRLSVSPVAPAEWEAIRALAAR
- a CDS encoding mechanosensitive ion channel family protein gives rise to the protein MESLAGAFSEQSPWLQSLIGLVLLALAALLANFILKRVLLRMAAPFLDARSNTADKAAARLATIVPLLIVGYGIEHVPHLPLALVTVVKNVAAASIVVTVAVALAGALDYVNELYQRRPESKSRPIKGYVQVLKIAMFCGAAILVIATLMDRSPLLLLSGLGAMAAVLMLVFKDTILSLVASVQLSSNDMLRVGDWIEMPQFQADGDVIDIALHTVKVQNFDKTVTTIPTHRLISDSYRNWRGMQQAGGRRIKRAIYLDQNTLGFMTEEQLAGMERFQLLKPYLESKEAEIRAWNAAALPGDADAVNARRITNIGTFRAYILAYLKAHDRVHNHLMMLVRQLDPTPSGLPLEVYCFAKTTDWETYEAIQSDIFDHLLAILPEFGLRIFQEPSGRDLRALGARG
- a CDS encoding DUF3297 family protein, producing MSDTPPDRLSINPKSPHFDQQALQRGVGIRFKGAERKDVEEYSISEGWIRVALGKKVDRHGQPLTIKLSGPVEAWYEQGGDQNEAE
- a CDS encoding LytR/AlgR family response regulator transcription factor; its protein translation is MTIRTILVDDEPLAIQGLELRLQDHEDVEIVDKCSNGREAIRSIKTHKPDLVFLDIQMPGFDGFSVVQGLMEVEPPLVVFVTAYSDHAIRAFEAQAVDYLLKPVEESRLADTLERVRQRLSDKRGQEEIEKLKGVLAEVAPDAAEGYAETGEAPSAGRYEKLINIKDRGQIFRVDVDTIERIDAAGDYMCIYTGQDTMILRETMKDLEKRLDPRRFQRVHRSTIVNLDLVRQVKPHTNGECFLVLDSGAQVKVSRSYRDVVARFVH
- a CDS encoding helix-turn-helix domain-containing protein, translating into MPIRVKLDDMLHARRLTLSELSARVDITLANLSVLKTGKAKAIRFSTLEAICRELDCKPGDILDYEDGDETEDA
- a CDS encoding methyltransferase family protein, whose translation is MTPVDHLAYAAAWLAFGMLHSMSAGATARRGLGRLLGRWHRIGYNLLATGQLAAVLAVGALVSADAPGWSRPPLLIAAQAAMLALGAVLGVIALRSYRAGPFLGSAQLRGEDDDGQPLAIDGLHRRMRHPLYTAAMLILWGLVRSDVSFATALWASLYFHVGSRFEERRLIARYGDVYRRYRREVPRFLPRLFGTG
- a CDS encoding methyl-accepting chemotaxis protein produces the protein MSGMRLVTIAIVLVALASVIGEFAVGRMDAASILLALALPVYPVMLALRGKCDSQARMIATITFTAQPALLLYVFRGAAWQVDLHMIFFAALAMAATMIDWKAIIAGAAVVAVHHLLLGMAVPEWVFLGGGGFPRILMHAVILIAETVALVLLTLRLVQLLEALAVEESRRAEVAKAADTEREARSAELEHVIATVSDTLQVISQGNLAQHFDADLPPAYAALRGHFNDTLGSLRELIGSVLERAAAIRDGSSEIAATSQDLARRTESNAASLEQTTAAIQQLDDRLRAIAASAGSTVSRASEAISSVDSGRSTASDAVRKMNSVHESAKGIDAVIEGLDKIAFQTRVLAMNAAVEAGRAGEAGRGFAVVADLVSALAMRAEEEAKNARDQLSVTQADIEEAVGAVSKVDGSLAQIVDRVSEVHRLISGMADENRAQAVVITQISSAIGDMDRATQHNAAMVEESSAAAQLLREQGEMLSSAANRFQMPAAAGQRPRPAVTTSTTLH
- a CDS encoding carbonic anhydrase; this translates as MKLAIAAAAGAAALALATVAIAGEAAHWGYDGEHGPDHWAEIAPEFAMCGAGRMQSPVDLGVPTAEAHVEVIAGYRATPLNLINNGHTVQANFTRGSRLVSSGDAYDLLQVHFHTPAEHAVSGKRYPLVAHFVHRNGAGQLAVLGVFFEQGEANAELAKIVAHAPQAANGAAAASDVMLDPDGIVPHDLKVWRYMGSLTTPPCSEGVNWHVAEQVMTASREQIEALHALMGDNARPVQPLHNRLLIKG